The Penicillium psychrofluorescens genome assembly, chromosome: 2 nucleotide sequence GCCCCAGAGGTCTGCGCCCGCGAGGACGGGGTCGGTGTTCGGACAGACTTCCCATGctctatttttttttctttttgttaAAAAATTACAGTTACAAGGTAGATCGCGGGTGGGAAGACTTACGCAGAAATACTGGCACTGGCGCCGCAGCAGGCACATTCGGTCGCCTGTCTGGCGATATCAAGTCCGTCGCCCAGGGCACTCAAGTTCGACAAATCATTCGCCACATCGCTGTTGACTTTGCTGATGCAATTTGCAATTGAATTGCGAGCCGACAGGGTCGACTGAAGCACCTTGCCCAAActgcaggagcagcggcCTGGCGCATCATCCGGTGCCGGCCAGAAGGGGATCGGCTCCACTGCATTGGGGCAGATGGAGAAGTACTGCTGCACGAAGAGCTGGTATCCGCAGGAGTAGACCTAGATAGGGAAGTCGGGTCAGAATTTGAGGAACTAGCAATATATAGGAATAGACgagacagaaagaaaaaggaaaatacCTGGTTCCAGCACGACTCGGCCATGCAATTGATATACCGCTGGTGCGCGGTACAGCCACAGTCTACCGAGCAATCGCCGTCGCCATTGCACCCATTCACACACGACGTCCACTGATCCGCGACATTGGCGTTGCAGGAACTATATCCATCGGACGCGGCGCAGTCGTTGGCGGTGATATTGCTCTGGGCCGCCGACAAGCCGGTCAATGCGGCAGCaaccgagagagagagataaaTGCGGGCGAGCATGGT carries:
- a CDS encoding uncharacterized protein (ID:PFLUO_002876-T1.cds;~source:funannotate), which translates into the protein MLARIYLSLSVAAALTGLSAAQSNITANDCAASDGYSSCNANVADQWTSCVNGCNGDGDCSVDCGCTAHQRYINCMAESCWNQVYSCGYQLFVQQYFSICPNAVEPIPFWPAPDDAPGRCSCSLGKVLQSTLSARNSIANCISKVNSDVANDLSNLSALGDGLDIARQATECACCGASASISAAWEVCPNTDPVLAGADLWGSFFPTDLPNLYRAAPDWAWDSCDATLGNISCPNVGFADPSNKFYQPNNLPKNGTATLSNVAGTVSAPPSGTIITWSQSSTTWTVTASGYNEKAVAQQSQFRATATGTDAFVTQTGTNAAAGVMPTDVVAALGGVLGVVVLAL